The DNA segment CAcgcgcgtgcgcgcacacacactccCAAACCCTCACACTCTACGCCACACCACAcgcgcgtgcgcgcacacacactccCAAACCCTCACACTCTACGCCACACCACAcgcgcgtgcgcgcacacacactccCAAACCCTCACACTCTACGCCACACCACAcgcgcgtgcgcgcacacacactccCAAACCCTCACACTCTACGCCACACCACAcgcgcgtgcgcgcacacacactccCAAACCCTCACACTCTACGCCACACCACAcgcgcgtgcgcgcacacacactccCAAACCCTCACACTCTACGCCACACCACAcgcgcgtgcgcgcacacacactccCAAACCCTCACACTCTACGCCACACCACAcgcgcgtgcgcgcacacacactccCAAACCCTCACACTCTACGCCACACCACAcgcgcgtgcgcgcacacacactccCAAACCCTCACACTCTACGCCACACCACACGCGCGTGCACAGACACTCCCAAACCCTCACACTCTACACACCAccacacgcgcacgcacacacactccgaAACCTTCACTCTACACACCACACGTGCGCGCACACACTCCCAAACCCTCACACTCTACACACCACAAGCACGCACACTCACACTCCCAAACCCTCACACTCCACACCACAtgcccgcacacacacacactcccaaaccCTCACACTCTACACCACACCACATGctcgcacgcacacacactcccaaaCCCTCACACTCTACACCACACCACATGCGCCCGCACACACACTCCCAAACCCTCACACTCTACACACCAcgcgcacacactcacacactcccaAACCCTCACACTCTacaccacaccacacatgcatgcacacacacactcccaaaccCTCACACtctacaccacaccacacacgcatgcacacacactcccaaaCCCTCACTACACaccacacgcgcgcgcacacacactccCAAACCCTCACACTCTACACACCACACGCGTGCACACTCACTCCCAAACTCTCACACTCTACACACCACCACACGCGCACTCACACACTCCCAAACCCTCACACTCTACACCACACCACACGCGCACGCAGACACACTCCCAAACCCTCACACTCTACACCACACCACACGCGAGCGCGCACACACACCCAAACCCTCACACTCTACACACCACATGCgcgcacactcacacactcccAAACCCTCACACTCTACACACCACAcgcgcacacactcacacactcccaAACCCTCACACTCCACACACCACCACACGCGCAGTCACACACTCCCAAACCCTCACACTCTACACaccacacgcacacgcacactcCCAAACCCTCACACTCTACACCACaccacacgcgcgcgcacacacacccaAACCCTCACACTCTACACACCACATGCgcgcacactcacacactcccAAACCCTCACACtctacaccacaccacacacgcgcgtgcacacacactccCAAACCCTTACACCACACCACAtgcgcgtgtgcacacacacccaaACCCTCACTCTACACCACAccacacgcgcacgcacacacacccaaACCCTCACACTCTACACCACACCACACGCgcccacacgcacacacactcccaaaCCCTCACACTCTAcaccacacacgtgcacacactcacacactcccaAACCCTCACACTCTACACCACACCACAcgcgcacgtgcacacacactccCAAACCCTTACactacaccacacacatgcatgcacacacacacccacccccaaACCCTTACACTCCACCCCACACACAACATACATACACATCCaacatatacacgcacacacagcacacacacacacccaagccCACACActccacaccacacacaacatacacacacatccaccacacacacacacacataacatacacacacagcacacgCACCCCCAAACTCACACACTCCGCaccacacacaacatacacatgcaccacacacactCAAGCACACAGTGCACACACACCTGAACACGACACCACCCACAGCATACATGCACACCCACCATGCACATGGTCCACACCCACAAAACACACGTGCACAGACAACATATGCACACCCCCcaccacatacacaaacacacacatcccGTGTCCAAACTGACCTGacaccctgcctgcctgcctaatGGTGCTGCCATTCACCCCTGAGCCCCCCAGCCGTGGCCCCGCAGCTCTGGGACACAGCAGGTGCCCTGCCTGCAGCAGCGTGCAGCCTCGGGGCTCTGTGGGCGTGGGGCTGTGGGCCCCCGCTGCTCCATACCCACCCATACCCACACCCGTGTGCAAGTGTGTTCATGTGTTTCCCCACGTGGAGGGCGGCACAGAGGCATGGCAGAACCTCTGGAGTTTCCGAGCCAACCACCAGTGCCTGCCACAGTGGGGTCCGCCCAGACTGTGAGGAGCAGAgtctggggctggggctgtgggcTCTGGCCTGAGGGGGGCGGGAGGCAGGTGGGCCTGGGGCTTCTCCCTGTTCTGTGCCTGCGCGTCTTGGCCCATGTGAGCAGAGTCCAGTAAAACTACCTGCGCTCCCAAGGAGGAACCCAGCCCAGGCCTCCCAGCTGCCCATCGGGGTGCTGCCTGGAGTTCAGGGGGGGCCCCTTCCCCTACCTCACACTTCCCTCTCTGGCACCCCCTCAGGCTCCTCCTGGTCACCAGCCTGGTGGCTGTGCTGCTGTGGGAGGCAGGTGCGGCCCCAGCACCCAAGGTAGGTGTGAGCCCCTCCCATCTGGGCAGCAACTCCAGTTGTCACCTTCTGCCCCTACAGCAGGGGATGTGGACAAAGGGCCCCTCTTCTGGCTTCAAACCCCAAGCTGGCTTAGGGGAGAGAGGCGTGGGTATGCTCATGACTCTTGATGCCTGTGCAGGCATGAGGAGGGGGCAGGCTTCCCTTCCCTGGGGTCAGATGCACAGGCCTCAAGACACCCAGGTGGTCCTAGGTGGAGGAGGTGGGCCCGGATGACACCCACGTGGTCCCAAGTGGAACAGGTGATCCCAGATGAACCCACGTGACCCAGGTGGAGGAGGGCCCGGATGACACCCCTTGATACTCACCTGGGCCTTGAAGACCAGAGGTGACTCCATGTGCTAGTGGCTCAGCTGCACTGTCTGTGCTGACAGTGGTGTCCTCAGCCGGGACTATGCCTGGGGACTGGCCCTGTTCCCTGGCCCATGTCAAGGCCACACAGTCTTGCACACCTGGGATGGATCGGGAGGAAGGAGGCCCACGCCTTCCTTGACTGGAGACGCAGGAGCATGGGAGACGCAGCCCCCCACGGTGCTGGTCCTCCCCTGGAGCCACTGGTCCTCCCCTGGGGTCACCTGCTTTGCTCTCCTGTCTGTCCTTTGCCCCACTCAGGATGGCTGGGCTCAGAGCAGCTGACAACTAAGGTTAGCTGGGCTCAGAGCGGCTGACTGCCTTCTCTCGGCACCAGCCAGGAAGGTGTGGTGCAGACACAGCCCCAACCAGTCACTGCAGAAAACAGCCAGTGCATTGACGGCCGGGGTTGGGAGTGCTAGGTCAGGGATACGGTGCCAGGTTACATCCCAGTCCTGTGCTGCCCCAGACCCGGCCAGAATTCCAGGCCAGCTGGTCATCTGGGCACAGGCCGGCAACCTCACTCCCGGCTTGCAATCCCAACACCCGAGAGTGGCTCGCCCACTAGAGACGCTCGAGCTGTGCTGAGctggccctgcccccaccccctgcagccACCTCCATCCCCTGCAGCCACCTCCACCCCCTGCAGCCACCTCCACCCCCTGCAGCCACCTCCACCCCCTGCAGCCCCAGGTGGGCCTCGGAGCAACCTCTCCCCAGGAGTCCTCCACCCGCGTGGACTGTGGCCCAGCCCACACCTGTGACTCTCCCCCAGGTCCCTATCAAGATGCAAGTCAAACACCGGCCCTCAGAGCAGGACCCAGAGAAGTAagtccccccaaccccacctccccaccacccaTTCCCTGAAGCTACAGCCCATTCTGCTGGGCCCTTCCTGAACCTGGAGAGCACGGGGCAGATGCAGAGAGGAGCCCTGTCCAGCAGCTTTCAGATGGAGGGGGCACTCCAGCCTCATGGGGATCTGTCAACAGCGCCCCATGCAGGGAGAAGAGAGCACAGCCGGAGGGCTTGGGGCTCCACGGCGTCTCCCTACTCAGCTTCCCCACAGCCTCCAGGGCAGCTTGTGCTCCACGGCTGGTGGCTGTAGCTGTGGCGGCTCAGTCTTGGATCCTGAGgtttccccacatccttgccCTTGGGACGCTGCTCAACCAAGGCTCTGACCACTGCCCCCCACGCAGCCGCCCAGGGACATGGTGTGGAAGCCTGGCCGGGAGCACTGGGGGCCACTCATCTCTGTGGCTCTTGAGAGAGAGGCTTGTCCTGGGGCTGCTGGTGGTGGGGCTGGAGTGGCTGCCCTGGGATGGTGGGCACCCTCCTGCGGGGGGTTCTGTCCACCTCCCCCACCTGCATGTGGACCTGACCAAACTGTGCCAGCAGGGCCTGGGGCACCCGTGTGGTGGAGCCTCCGGAGAAGGACGACCAGCTGGTGGTGCTGTTCCCTGTCCAGAAGCCGAAAGTCTTGACCACCGAGGAGAAGCCACGAGGTCAGGGCAGGGGCCCCATCCTTCCAGGTGGGCACAAGGTCACAGCAGCAGAGTCCGCTCGTGGGGTTGACTTGGACAGACCGAGGGTCTCGGGAAAGAAACTGAGACTATACCTTCATGTGCTTGTCCCTAGGCACCAAGGCCTGGGTGGAGACCGAGGACACCCTGGGCCGTGTCCTGAGTCCCGAGCCCGACCATGACAGCCTGTACCACCCTCCGCCTGAGGAGGACCGGGGCGAGGAGAGGCCCCGGTTGTGGGTGATGCCAAATCACCAGGTGCTGCTGGGACCGGAGGAAGACCGAGACCACATCTACCACCCCCAGTAGGGCTCCAGGGGCCATCACTGCCCCCGCCCTGTCCCAAGGCCCAGGCTGTTGGGACTGGGACCCTCCCTACCCTGCCCCAGCTAGACAAATAAACCccagcaggccgggcgcggtggctcacgtctgtaatcccagcacttttagaggccgaggcaggcggatcacctgaaatcaggagttccagaccagcctgggcaacatggtgaaaccctgtctctactaaaaatacaaaaaattagccaggtgtggtgccaggtgcctgtaatcccagctacttgagaggctgaggcaggagaatcgcttgaatctgggaggcggaggttgcattgagctgagatcgcgccattgcactccaggctgggcgacagagcaagactccatctcaatcgatcaatcaatcaatcaatcaaccccTGCAAACAGGTGGGAGGCCACATGCCCCGGAAGACCAGTGACCGGGGCCCAGCCTGCCCTGCCTAGGAGAATCAAGGGCTGCACAAGGCCCAGGTGACCCTTGGCTCCCAGAAGGTTGCACTACCCACAGGCCCTCCTCCTTGTATACCAGGATGGTGAGGCGTGTGGCAGCAGTTAGGGGATGGGACCAGAGGGCACCCTGGGACCAGTCTCAGCTGAGAAACAGAACCCACCCTGGGCTCCCTACAGcaggagcctgagacagggtCGGGGAGGACGGTGGCCGAGTGCCTGGGGCTCAGGGCCCAGCTGAATGGACGTGCATGTGCTCAGGTAGAGAGTGCACAGGTCTCAGGGGAGGGGGGGCAGACCCAGGCCCAGGACATGGCCTTTCTGCCCTCCTGACGTTCTGTGCAGCTCCCACTCTGGGTGCCCATCCTGCCCTCCTGGCCCAGCAGGCCCAATGCTGCAGcgcaggtccaggctgctggagtCACTCACACACTGCATGTGTCCTGGGCACATGCAAATGTGGGCGGGGTTCCTGCGTGGCAGTCTCGTCCCTACGGTGAGAGAGAAGCACCTGGTGCCAAGCCCAGGGCTGAGCCACACACATTTGCCAGCTCCAGCAGCTAAGACAGAACGGAGCAAGGGAGAGAGGCCACCCATCCCTCATCCTGCCATGTTCAGCCCTTGTGTGgccactcagggggctgagggttTGCCCAGGTGTGGAAGAGCTCCTTGCACCGCCAGCAAATCCCCACTCTCCCAGGACACCAACGGCTGAGAGTAACTGCCCAAGGGTGCCCCACAGTGTCCCACAATGTAAGAGCTGTTACCCTGGCTTATGGATGAGCTGGAGAGGCCAGTGACCTTTGAGGTTCTGTCCTAAAAGGGCCAGAGATGGGCTGCCAGCTTCCCCCTTGGCAGCCTCCCCTGTCATCCTGATAAGAACATGGGGTAGGAGGGCATTGAGGGATCAACACGCTCAGGGCTGAGATTTGGGCAactccttccccactccctgaGCCCCAGGCAGGTAGAAGACCCTGGATCTCTGAGTTGCAGGAGGGTCTTGCCCTAGGCAGCCCAAGCTGgtgtttgtggctttttttttttttaaaactatcttgattttattttgttttgcccATTACTTTGTTTTTTCTCATGATTTTACTTAGTTTGCTCATATATGGCTTCATTTATATAACATGCTAGAGAGGGCACACTAACCCCAGAGGCTCATCTGTGGGGCTGAGCCTGGGGATGGGCGAGGGTGTGTGCAACCAGCTCGTACACCGCTGATGTCAGGCCACGACGCGGCCATCGGGTCTGGAGATGAGCAGTGATTGGCCAGGCAAGTGTGAGGCCCCTGGGGCCAAGGCTGACCACTAGTGAGCACAGAGAAAGCCTTGGCTGCCATCTGGGAGCAGCAGGCGGACAGGACCCCAAAGTCTGCAGCCAAGCCCAGACAGGGTCCCTTCCCCAGATTTGGAGCCACATCTCAGCCGGGGTGGGCTTGCCTGCACCCCCAAGGTTCTCCTGTGGTCCGGAGTGTGGGTCTGGAACCCTGGGACTTGCCCCCTGGAGCCCCGGGGACACCAGCCCCAGGCCCTGGGGGAAGACCCTGTCATCCCCAATCCTGCCCTTGGTCCCTCAAACTCCAGCCCTGCCCCATCTTCTTCCTGTACCTGTCACCGCAGCAAGTTCTGGGGAGCAGGACGAGGGTCCTGGGGAGAGGCCCAGGGTCTGGACAGTGGCTGGTGGTTATTCTTCCCCATCCTTGGGGACCGGCCCAAGCATCCCATGGGCAAGCCTCCCAGGCACCCCCTTTCAGGAACCCCCTGCATCCCACCTCTGCCTGGCACTGGGCTCCAAATGACCTCGTGTCCTTTACCTCCCCTGCCTGCCAGGGCAAGTGAGGCTTTCAGCGGGAGGCCACCTACTGCCACAGGCATAGGGCATGGCCCACACCGAGGCCTCTCCAGCCGACAGTTCCTCCCGAAGCGTCCAGGCCAGCCCCTGCCACCTGCCCTCCTGCGGGTGGAAGGAATGGACCCCGGTGAAGAACCCCCTTGGTGTCCACAGCCCAGGGGCTATGGCAGAAGTCCCCACCCCTCTCAAGGCCTCCAGGGCAGCCACTGCCCCCACTCCAGCCCTTGGTGTCCCCAGGGCGCCAGGCACCCCGCCCAGTCCCCAGGGCCCCAGGCCTGATTTCCCACTCAAGGTTCGTCAAGGGTATGTGGGGGCCGCTCTGGAGCCAGCAGCCTCCCTTGAGCTCAGCACCAAACAAGCCTGAGTGAGAACAGAGCTGGAATTGGAACCTTGAGACTGAACGTTGACCAGTGACTACGTTTTTCCATCGTTTTCACAAATCAGGGACACTCGTCCCAATAGGCAGGGCCCACCCCAAGACTGCCGGCCCCCTAGAGCCCTGGCCAGGGCCCAGGTCTGGGAGCTGCCACTGGGAGGCCTGTTGTGAGTGGTGGTACTGGAGCTCAGGGTGCCCCCAATTCCTCTTCCGGCCCAGGTGGTCTTCACCAGGCCTACAGCAGGGGGTTGAGTGCAAGCACCCCCTTCTTGAGGATGAGGTTTCCGTAGAGGGCCATCTCCCTGCAGAGGAGCCAAGCCCAGCACTGAGCTGGGCTGCAGGGCCAGGGTGCCGAGACCCTGCTTCAGCATCTGGGGGACAGAGCAGACCGTGTCCACCTTCACCCACTTGATGCTCAGGCAAATGGGGGCCCTGCCCCCCCGAAAttcctccctggtctctccaCTCTGTGGGACGTCTAGCCTCAGCAAGGCAGAAGCTGAGAAGAGGGTAGGGGCAGCTCCTGAGGCCCCCCGGTGGGGATGGGGGCAGCTCCTGAGGCCCCGGTGGGGATGGGGCAGGTCTGAGCCAGCTGGAACTCACCCCGTTGCCACAACAGCAAAAGCCTTCTTAGCCCGTTCATAAAACTCAAACCTCTCTATCTTTGCCAGGGCTCTCTGGAAGACAAAATGGCAGGGTTGGAGGGAACCCTGCCAAGAAACCCTCATGGGCCAGCCCTGGACTCCCCAGGGCCCAAAGCAGGGAGGGCACCAGGAAGTGGGGTTCCATTTCTTGGGCTCTCCCCCTGCAAGGGCCCCACGGTCACTCAGCCTCTGGCTCCCAAGGCCTAGGACAGGGGGTCCCAGGACATGGTGGACGAGGAACCTGCCATGCTTGGGTCTCTGCCTGGCCTGGGGCCACCCAGACAGCTCAGTAGACTGTCGAGTCCCTGCCAGCTCTCCTGGGGGGGGTCCCCTGCCCAGGACGAGAGCCCCTGGCCCCCCCTTATGGAGGCCCTGCTCAAGACCTGCCAGTGGGTTGCCCAGGAAAATGGGCCTGTCCCCTTGCAGGGCAAGGTGTGGAGAGGGCTGAGTGAGACACAGCACCCAGCTAAGCCTCTGACCAACCATAGCCAGGATGGGGCGAGAGACCTGGGACCAGGGGGCACCCCTCCAGGGGAGATTGAGGAGGTGGAGGCCAGGCATCCTGAGTCCCCCAGGCTCCACTCACAGGCTGTGGTGGGTGACAACCCACCTGGCAGGTCAGGATCCTGGGCGGGGCAGGGCAGGTGGAAAGCTCgggggcagaggaggaggggcCACACTGCCCAGGTGCACCTCTTCCACCCGGCTGGTGAAGGAGTGCCAGTGGTCCGGGGTTCTCAGGGTGATGGGTGGGAGACCGCTTGAGGACAGAGCTTGGGACCCTCTGTCTTTGGCTCCTCCTGAGCTTCCAGGAGACAGAAGGTCCCTGGCTTTTTCCccacagctggggctgcaggcttACCGCACAGCCGGCCCTGCGTAGGATGGACTCGTACTCCGTCCACACTGGGGTCTGCAGGCCCCTCTCCTTGTCGCTGGGCACCAGCTCCATGACTGCAGCCTAGAGGGAGGGGTCAGCTCTGGGGCCCTGGGCACTGCCAGCCTTCCTGGTCAGGTGACCATTCGGGACTCCCCTGGTGA comes from the Pan troglodytes isolate AG18354 chromosome 8, NHGRI_mPanTro3-v2.0_pri, whole genome shotgun sequence genome and includes:
- the PRAP1 gene encoding proline-rich acidic protein 1 isoform X4, with translation MRRLLLVTSLVAVLLWEAGAAPAPKVPIKMQVKHRPSEQDPEKAWGTRVVEPPEKDDQLVVLFPVQKPKVLTTEEKPRGTKAWVETEDTLGRVLSPEPDHDSLYHPPPEEDRGEERPRLWVMPNHQVLLGPEEDRDHIYHPQ
- the PRAP1 gene encoding proline-rich acidic protein 1 isoform X2; its protein translation is MRRLLLVTSLVAVLLWEAGAAPAPKVPIKMQVKHRPSEQDPEKAWGTRVVEPPEKDDQLVVLFPVQKPKVLTTEEKPRGQGRGPILPGTKAWVETEDTLGRVLSPEPDHDSLYHPPPEEDRGEERPRLWVMPNHQVLLGPEEDRDHIYHPQ
- the PRAP1 gene encoding proline-rich acidic protein 1 isoform X1 — protein: MRRLLLVTSLVAVLLWEAGAAPAPKVPIKMQVKHRPSEQDPENRAWGTRVVEPPEKDDQLVVLFPVQKPKVLTTEEKPRGQGRGPILPGTKAWVETEDTLGRVLSPEPDHDSLYHPPPEEDRGEERPRLWVMPNHQVLLGPEEDRDHIYHPQ
- the PRAP1 gene encoding proline-rich acidic protein 1 isoform X3 — its product is MRRLLLVTSLVAVLLWEAGAAPAPKVPIKMQVKHRPSEQDPENRAWGTRVVEPPEKDDQLVVLFPVQKPKVLTTEEKPRGTKAWVETEDTLGRVLSPEPDHDSLYHPPPEEDRGEERPRLWVMPNHQVLLGPEEDRDHIYHPQ
- the FUOM gene encoding fucose mutarotase isoform X1, with translation MVALKGVPALLSPELLYALARMGHGDEIVLADLNFPASSICQCGPMEIRADGLGIPQLLEAVLKLLPLDTYVESPAAVMELVPSDKERGLQTPVWTEYESILRRAGCAGSLQPCHFVFQRALAKIERFEFYERAKKAFAVVATGRAGGRGWPGRFGRNCRLERPRCGPCPMPVAVGGLPLKASLALAGRGGKGHEVIWSPVPGRGGMQGVPERGCLGGLPMGCLGRSPRMGKNNHQPLSRPWASPQDPRPAPQNLLR
- the FUOM gene encoding fucose mutarotase isoform X2 produces the protein MVALKGVPALLSPELLYALARMGHGDEIVLADLNFPASSICQCGPMEIRADGLGIPQLLEAVLKLLPLDTYVESPAAVMELVPSDKERGLQTPVWTEYESILRRAGCARALAKIERFEFYERAKKAFAVVATGRAGGRGWPGRFGRNCRLERPRCGPCPMPVAVGGLPLKASLALAGRGGKGHEVIWSPVPGRGGMQGVPERGCLGGLPMGCLGRSPRMGKNNHQPLSRPWASPQDPRPAPQNLLR
- the FUOM gene encoding fucose mutarotase isoform X3, which encodes MVALKGVPALLSPELLYALARMGHGDEIVLADLNFPASSICQCGPMEIRADGLGIPQLLEAVLKLLPLDTYVESPAAVMELVPSDKERGLQTPVWTEYESILRRAGCAGSLQPCHFVFQRALAKIERFEFYERAKKAFAVVATGPAQCWAWLLCREMALYGNLILKKGVLALNPLL
- the FUOM gene encoding fucose mutarotase isoform X4; the encoded protein is MVALKGVPALLSPELLYALARMGHGDEIVLADLNFPASSICQCGPMEIRADGLGIPQLLEAVLKLLPLDTYVESPAAVMELVPSDKERGLQTPVWTEYESILRRAGCARALAKIERFEFYERAKKAFAVVATGPAQCWAWLLCREMALYGNLILKKGVLALNPLL
- the FUOM gene encoding fucose mutarotase isoform X5, which codes for MVALKGVPALLSPELLYALARMGHGDEIVLADLNFPASSICQCGPMEIRADGLGIPQLLEAVLKLLPLDTYVESPAAVMELVPSDKERGLQTPVWTEYESILRRAGCAGSLQPCHFVFQRALAKIERFEFYERAKKAFAVVATGEMALYGNLILKKGVLALNPLL
- the FUOM gene encoding fucose mutarotase isoform X6, giving the protein MVALKGVPALLSPELLYALARMGHGDEIVLADLNFPASSICQCGPMEIRADGLGIPQLLEAVLKLLPLDTYVESPAAVMELVPSDKERGLQTPVWTEYESILRRAGCARALAKIERFEFYERAKKAFAVVATGEMALYGNLILKKGVLALNPLL